In Centropristis striata isolate RG_2023a ecotype Rhode Island chromosome 1, C.striata_1.0, whole genome shotgun sequence, one DNA window encodes the following:
- the arhgef38 gene encoding rho guanine nucleotide exchange factor 38 isoform X1, translating into MDPSEAGGGEKEKEKEKDKTIKRRNRPVFLRYLERRRTDTIVAEDMAKGDINLGTLVRRCQSDKTEYSAKLKEKMTPPHLSTIHSPALEPEEVRLRKMNRRAKVIQELVQTEKDFLTDLELCIREVVQPLRNLQVVDVDRLFTNTETVCEVSAALLHRLHEAMTEPDPEAVVIGEIFIQAKAALEDVYKIYCYHHDDANMSLKAYEKNEEIKQHFTTCVLSLKKIYDQEGKPNLLDMGSLLIKPVQRIMKYPLLLGELWHATPEDHPDYSPLQEAFTATKIINVNINEFKRRKDIVMKYKRLDDEGTLRGKLNKFNIHSIRKKGDRFAGFLKILTGVEPQVRDEVFDREEKLFRSLEKAVKQLAKNVHFYLQHTQEMVSVAVQNVQDMEDIVKDTNKNDTNGSLHNNGNDPYKHFKDSMERLVLAPLLSLQGMFTAPQKLIQKRYDKLLDYCSRLERSSSFGSSSSTTSSTSSLVSEEPPGPARRDYEALNALLVEELQRFNKAAYTILTNCVVYLVALLRGLMDSILLRSPSVQQLPAPLSNIAEVQNSIMEELNNLTFVKDNAQKLMERKVSFERQRDKKIAVPEVQHQTEEQRAWLLAEYPVSRLYQLKRKCNGCQEQDLSLLEGELVALLEDTDPLGSSSRWLVHTGGAQGYVYSTFLKQYNPLRDSQRAGQMAKEQQQQQPPAMVDEDFDDLSLFVSGSGSSSLRSFNLNTTDSSSTLSGLQGELESPEDLGESVDGETQQFYAVYAFQARCDQELTLQEYQHVRILQFCDLGGNKEWWLAEANGQKGYVPANYLGRMSYA; encoded by the exons AGAAAATGACCCCACCCCACCTTTCCACCATCCACTCTCCAGCACTGGAGCCAGAGGAGGTGCGTTTGAGGAAGATGAACCGCAGGGCAAAGGTCATTCAAGAGCTTGTGCAGACTGAAAAGGACTTCCTCACAGACCTGGAGCTGTGCATCAGAGAGGTGGTCCAGCCTCTACGAAATCTGCAG GTTGTGGATGTGGACAGGTTGTTCACCAACACCGAGACAGTGTGTGAGGTTTCTGCAGCACTTCTTCACAGGCTGCATGAAGCCATGACTGAGCCTGATCCAGAGGCAGTTGTTATAG GAGAGATATTCATTCAGGCGAAGGCAGCTTTAGAAGATGTATATAAGATTTACTGTTACCATCACGATGATGCCAACATGTCACTGAAAGCCTAcgagaaaaatgaagaaataaagcaacatttcaCCACTTGTGTATTATCTCTGAA GAAAATCTATGACCAAGA AGGTAAACCCAACCTGCTGGACATGGGGTCACTGCTCATCAAACCGGTCCAAAGGATCATGAAGTACCCGCTGCTGCTCGGGGAGCTGTGGCACGCCACACCTGAAGACCACCCGGACTACAGTCCACTGCAAGAGGCGTTCACTGCCACCAAGATCATCAATGTGAACATCAATGAGTTCAAAAGACGCAAAGACATAG TTATGAAGTATAAGAGGTTGGATGATGAAGGCACTCTGAGGGGCAAACTAAACAAGTTCAACATCCACTCTATCCGCAAGAAAGGCGACAGATTTGCTGGCTTTCTCAAGATCCTCACAGGAGTTGAACCACAG GTGAGAGATGAAGTATTTGACAGAGAGGAGAAGCTGTTCAGGAGTCTGGAGAAGGCTGTCAAACAGCTGGCTAAGAATGTCCACTTTTACCTGCAGCACACTCAG GAAATGGTGTCTGTAGCTGTTCAGAACGTTCAGGACATGGAGGACATCGTCAAGGatacaaacaaaaatgacacaaacggCTCATTGCACAACAATGGAAATGACCCCTATAAGCACTTT AAAGACAGTATGGAGCGCTTGGTCCTCGCCCCCCTCTTGTCCCTGCAAGGCATGTTCACGGCCCCACAGAAGCTCATCCAGAAGCGTTATGACAAATTGCTGGATTACTGCAGCCGCCTGGAgcgttcttcttcttttgggtcCTCGTCATCCACCACTTCTTCAACTTCTTCGTTGGTGTCGGAAGAGCCGCCTGGACCTGCCAGGAGGGATTATGAAGCTCTCAATGCTTTACTGGTGGAGGAGTTGCAGAGGTTCAACAAGGCCGCCTACACTATCCTGACCAACTGTGTGGTGTATCTGGTGGCCCTGCTCAGAGGCTTGATGGATAGCATACTACTTCGGTCCCCATCCGTACAGCAGTTACCA GCTCCGTTGTCAAACATTGCTGAAGTGCAGAACAGCATCATGGAGGAGCTGAACAATCTGACTTTTGTCAAGGATAACGCACAGAAGTTAATGGAGCGAAAAGTCAGCTTCGAGAGACAACGAGACAAGAAAATAGCG GTGCCGGAGGTGCAGCATCAAACCGAGGAACAGCGTGCCTGGCTGCTGGCAGAATACCCAGTGAGCCGTCTGTACCAGCTGAAGAGGAAGTGTAATGGCTGCCAGGAGCAGGACCTCAGCCTGCTGGAGGGAGAGCTGGTAGCCCTGCTGGAGGACACAGACCCATTAGGGAGCAGCAGCCGCTGGCTGGTTCACACTGGAg GTGCGCAGGGCTACGTCTACTCCACATTCCTGAAGCAGTACAACCCTCTGAGGGACTCGCAGCGGGCAGGCCAGATGGCCAaagagcagcaacagcagcagccaccTGCCATGGTGGATGAGGACTTTGACGACCTTAGCCTGTTCGTGTCAggcagtggcagcagcagcctgcGCAGCTTCAACCTCAACACCACTGACAGCAGCTCGACCCTGTCTGGACTACAGGGGGAGCTCGAGAGCCCTGAAGACCTGGGAGAGAGCGTGGACGGAGAGAcgcagcag TTCTACGCTGTTTATGCATTCCAAGCACGCTGTGACCAAGAGCTGACATTGCAGGAATACCAGCATGTCCGCATCCTTCAGTTCTGTGACCTGGGAGGCAATAAGGAGTGGTGGTTAGCAGAGGCTAATGGACAGAAGGGATACGTCCCTGCCAACTACCTTGGCAGGATGTCCTATGCATAA
- the ints12 gene encoding integrator complex subunit 12 yields MAGPVSLELDPIFLKGLSYLHSKSKDSAEKLKALLDESLSRGSDSSYRMLQKEIEVSKGSVSKLSLSKQDSKSSSSSSSSSSSSSSSKSSSEKSKKEAEKRPAEKVRVDPGEVDPPKKSRLEKQENRSSPITVLTSKDLLPNINDYDETNADDFAMEMGLACVVCRQMTVTMGNQLVECQECHNLYHQDCHKPQVTDKEVNDPRLVWYCARCTRQMRRMAQKPPQKPSPVSASSAPVVKDTLVKKTELKAKPDTTSTFQAFKRTEVKASTTSANPTSSSSSSSGSGLTGWAAFGAKTSPTLPASSKLGSSGPSGSHKTLTTPSGQKPVGLSGLAGAKSGLGSAKIPGTGNGNGSSQAPLKPPPPLTLGKQPLNRSSSSENQGKGSASSGAGSPSGSQASGGGNGGGNGGGNGNNGNGSKAAPGDKAPTSQEVQLNAMKRLHLVKKKAAQKKLKK; encoded by the exons ATGGCTGGACCTGTCAGTCTGGAGCTGGATCCCATCTTCCTAAAGGGACTGAGTTACCTTCACTCCAAGAGTAAAGATTCAGCTGAGAAACTCAAAGCTTTACTAGATGAGTCTCTTTCAAGAGGGAGTGACTCATCTTACCGTATGTTACAAAAA GAAATTGAAGTGTCCAAGGGATCTGTGTCAAAACTGAGTTTGAGTAAACAGGACTCTAAGTCCTCCTCaagttcctcctcctccagcagcagcagtagcagtagcAAATCCAGCTCGGAAAAGAGCAAGAAAGAGGCAGAGAAGAGACCTGCTGAGAAG GTCAGAGTCGACCCGGGTGAGGTCGACCCTCCGAAAAAGTCTCGTTTGGAGAAACAGGAGAATCGCTCTTCTCCAATCACCGTTCTGACGAGCAAAGACCTTCTACCAAACATAAACGACTACGATGAGACCAATGCTGATGACTTTGCCATGGAGATGGGCCTGGCCTGTGTAGTTTGCAG GCAAATGACAGTGACCATGGGAAACCAGTTGGTGGAGTGCCAGGAGTGCCATAATCTGTACCACCAGGACTGTCACAAGCCCCAAGTGACAGACAAAGAAGTGAACGATCCACGACTTGTGTGGTACTGTGCCCGCTGTACCAGGCAAATGAGACGTATG GCCCAGAAACCTCCACAGAAGCCGTCCCCGGTGTCTGCATCCTCAGCACCTGTTGTAAAAGACACACTGGTGAAAAAGACGGAGCTGAAAGCCAAGCCTGACACAACCAGCACCTTCCAAGCCTTCAAAAGAACAGAAGTGAAG GCATCCACAACATCAGCCAAtcccaccagcagcagctcatcCTCCTCAGGCAGCGGTCTTACAGGCTGGGCTGCTTTTGGCGCCAAGACGAGTCCCACTCTTCCTGCCAGCTCTAAGCTAGGCTCCTCGGGCCCCAGTGGGAGCCACAAGACCTTGACAACTCCCTCCGGCCAGAAACCCGTCGGCCTGTCTGGGCTCGCGGGAGCCAAGTCAGGACTCGGGAGTGCGAAGATACCTGGGACCGGCAATGGCAACGGCTCTAGCCAGGCGCCTCtaaaacctcctcctcctctgactctGGGTAAGCAGCCACTGAACCGTTCATCGAGCAGCGAAAACCAAGGGAAGGGGTCCGCTTCATCAGGGGCTGGCTCCCCGAGCGGCTCCCAGGCGAGCGGAGGAGGGAACGGAGGTGGTAACGGAGGGGGAAACGGGAACAATGGGAACGGGTCGAAGGCTGCACCGGGGGACAAAGCGCCAACCTCCCAAGAGGTCCAGCTTAACGCCATGAAACGGTTACatctggtgaaaaaaaaagccgcgcaaaagaaactgaagaaatga